The Notoacmeibacter ruber DNA segment CACAAACGGCTGGCTTCACCGCGACTGTCCGCTCCAATACCGACGGCGTAGATTCGCGCCCGTGCTCCGGGCCGGCGCAGCCGTGTGATGACGGGCCCGCTCCGCTCGACCAGCGCATAGCGCTGGCGCAACTGTTCCAGCTGCCGCTCTGCCGCGCCACGCCGGAAGCTGCCCGCCAGTTGTACCAGCCAGGGCTTTGAAAGCCGCGCCACATCGGGTGCGCGCGTTCGTATGACAGGCAACCGCTTGCAGCCTTCGAGAAAGGAGTGTTTCTCGCTAAGCGGCGCAATCGGGGCTCGATAATCCGCCTTGGCGAAGCGCTCCGCCGGCTGCTGCAACACCTTCAAGACGTAGTTTTCGGTCTCGAGAGGCAGGAAGGGATGCCCGCCGATCCAGCGTCTGAGACGCTCCTCGCCCGCATTGTAGCCGATCGCGGCGCGACCAAGATTGCCGTAGCGGTCGCGCATTTCAGCGAGATAGCTCGCGGATGCGGCGAGCGCGCTCGTCATGTCGAAGGAATCGGCGAGACCACGCAATTTGGCCGTACCCGGCATGAACTGGGCGATGCCCTCCGCGCCCACCGGGGAGACGGCGCCCGGATCGAACCGGCTTTCGGTCCAGACAAGTCGCGCAAAGAACGCTGCCGGCAGGTCGTGGCGTTCAGCCTCGGCTTTGATGATCGTGCAGACGCGGGCGACGTGAGCGGCGGGATCGTCCAAAGGTGCGCTGGCCGCCGGCTGAGAAATCGAGACGCTCAGCAGGAAGGTGGCCGATGCGATCCACCCGCCCCGCATGAGGGATCACTCGGCCGCGTCGGCATTGCGGCCGAAACGCTGCTCGATGTAATCCGCCAGCATGGCGCGAAAGTCCTCGGCAATATTGTTGCCGCGCAACGTCGCGGTCTTGCGTCCTTCAACATAGACCGGCGCCGCGGGGCTTTCACCTGTGCCCGGCAGGGAAATGCCGATATCGGCATGCTTGCTCTCACCCGGCCCGTTGACGATACAGCCCATCACCGCGACCTTCAGCTCTTCCACGCCGGGATATTTGTCGCGCCAGATCGGCATCTGCTCGCGCAGATCGCTCTCGATACGCTGGGCGAGTTCCTGAAAGACGGTGGAGGTGGTCCGCCCGCATCCGGGACAGGCGGCAACGACCGGCAAAAACTGGCGAAACCCCATGGTCTGCAACAGTTCCTGCGCGACCTGAACTTCACGCGTCCGGTCACCACCCGGCTCAGGGGTCAGCGAGATGCGGATCGTATCGCCAATGCCCTGCTGCAGAAGGATACCCATCGCAGCGGACGACGCCACCACGCCCTTGGTACCCATGCCAGCCTCGGTCAGTCCAAGGTGAAGGGCATGATCGCTCCGCTCGGCCAGCATCGCGTAAACCGAGATGAGGTCCTGCACCTGGCTCACTTTGGCGGAGAGGATGATCTTGTCGCGTCCGAGCCCGATCTTTTCGGCCAGTTCGGCGGAAAGGAGCGCGCTCTGGACAATAGCCTCACGCGTGACCTGACGTGCGGAAAGCGGCGAGCCCTGTTCCTGGTTCTCGTCCATCAGTCGCGTCAGAAGCTCCTGATCGAGAGAGCCCCAATTGACGCCGATCCGTACCGGCTTGTCATACTTGATGGCCATTTCGACGATTTCGGCAAATTGCCGGTCGCGCTTGTCGCGAAAGCCGACATTGCCGG contains these protein-coding regions:
- a CDS encoding lytic transglycosylase domain-containing protein encodes the protein MRGGWIASATFLLSVSISQPAASAPLDDPAAHVARVCTIIKAEAERHDLPAAFFARLVWTESRFDPGAVSPVGAEGIAQFMPGTAKLRGLADSFDMTSALAASASYLAEMRDRYGNLGRAAIGYNAGEERLRRWIGGHPFLPLETENYVLKVLQQPAERFAKADYRAPIAPLSEKHSFLEGCKRLPVIRTRAPDVARLSKPWLVQLAGSFRRGAAERQLEQLRQRYALVERSGPVITRLRRPGARARIYAVGIGADSRGEASRLCGELRRAGASCLVQRNR
- the ispG gene encoding flavodoxin-dependent (E)-4-hydroxy-3-methylbut-2-enyl-diphosphate synthase: MTAILREPLARRTSVGVNIGGVVVGGDAPVVVQSMTNTDTADIDSTVAQVAALSQAGSEIVRITVDRDEAAAAVPKIRERLDRLGMSVPLVGDFHYIGHKLLADHPACAEALAKYRINPGNVGFRDKRDRQFAEIVEMAIKYDKPVRIGVNWGSLDQELLTRLMDENQEQGSPLSARQVTREAIVQSALLSAELAEKIGLGRDKIILSAKVSQVQDLISVYAMLAERSDHALHLGLTEAGMGTKGVVASSAAMGILLQQGIGDTIRISLTPEPGGDRTREVQVAQELLQTMGFRQFLPVVAACPGCGRTTSTVFQELAQRIESDLREQMPIWRDKYPGVEELKVAVMGCIVNGPGESKHADIGISLPGTGESPAAPVYVEGRKTATLRGNNIAEDFRAMLADYIEQRFGRNADAAE